CCACATTGCGGACAGCCCGGAAAACCGGCGCCGGAGTGAATGTTGGGAAGACAATGCCGGAGATGCCCGAGATCACTGGAGAGGCGTCCCCAAGAAGGGTTTGGGTTACGTGCCTTTTTATGCGGATTGTGAAAATTCACTTTGGGCTAGGATCATCGGGTTCGACCTGGAAACCTACTATACCGATCCAGCCGTCTACCTGGAAAGCCAGTTGAAAATGACTCTATACCGTTACCAACATTTTTCCGACTATGCGGCGGTGGGTAAAATTGTACCCATCTGGCTAGGGGTCCCCTTCGAGCCCAGCTTCTTTGGGGTGGACGTGGTGTTCGAACCAGGTCATGATCCCTGGATCGGGAAACGGCCGGTCATTGAACATGAACATGACTTGGCCTCGCTCAAACCCATCGACTTCTATCACAGCGGGTTGATGCCGGTGGCGCATCGCCTGTACAGCGGGATCGGAGAGCTGTTGGACGATGATTTCCAGGTTGCTTTTCCCGAGTGGGGGCGGAGCCCGTTCGCAGTGGCCATGCACCTGAGGGGTATGGCCAATATCGCCGTGGACTTGGTCGATCAACCGGATTTCGCCCGGTCGCTGATCGATTACGTGACCCAAGCCCGTATTGAATGGACCACCCAGCGGTTCCGGTTCCTGGGGATACCGGTCCAACGGGGAAACCTCTACAACGATGAAGTCAACAGCCTCCTGCTGTCCCCCCGAACCTACCAGGCATTTGTACTGCCCTCGGAGCAGGAGCTCAGCCGGTTTCACGGCGGCATCGCCTACTGGCACAGTTGCGGGGACACAACAGCCTTGTTGGAGAGCATCAAGCAGATTCCCAACCTGGGAATGTTCCATCGGGGTCCCTGGACCGACCTGGCAAAAGTGGTGCAGGTGTTCGGCGGTTCGCAACGGATAGAAATCTGTGTGGATCCGGCCAACGACATCCAATTCGCATCGACCCCGGCTATGGAAGAGCAGGTACTGACGCTTCAAACGGTGCTGCAAGGCCGGGCCGATGCCGTGTTGCGTATCGAAGGCAGTCTGGTCGATTCCCCCCACCAGGCGGTTGAACAATTGCGGGAATATATCGGGGTGGCTCGTCGGGTTTTGCGCTCAACCAGGGATGATGGGTAAGGACGGTCATCGGTTTGCTTGGTCCTGGAATATCGAATAGGATTGTGCCGAAATTTCTTTCAACCCAGGACTGAAAATAAAATATAATACTCCCCAAAAACTGGACAGGGCAATTTTCGTTCCGGGAGATACCCATTGCGCACGATGGCTTGGTGACCTTGTTCATCTTTCAGCCACTGGTGTTGGGCCATGAACTCCTCCACTTCTACTTCGCTGGCCAGCTGGAGCATCTTTCCGGCTCCCTTTCTCAAGACTTCGGTCAAGGGATCAAGCCTGTCCGGGTTGATTCCATCGGTTTGGTTCGGTTCCT
The sequence above is drawn from the Atribacteraceae bacterium genome and encodes:
- a CDS encoding uroporphyrinogen decarboxylase family protein — its product is MGDHISVDALRRLQERIRHIADSPENRRRSECWEDNAGDARDHWRGVPKKGLGYVPFYADCENSLWARIIGFDLETYYTDPAVYLESQLKMTLYRYQHFSDYAAVGKIVPIWLGVPFEPSFFGVDVVFEPGHDPWIGKRPVIEHEHDLASLKPIDFYHSGLMPVAHRLYSGIGELLDDDFQVAFPEWGRSPFAVAMHLRGMANIAVDLVDQPDFARSLIDYVTQARIEWTTQRFRFLGIPVQRGNLYNDEVNSLLLSPRTYQAFVLPSEQELSRFHGGIAYWHSCGDTTALLESIKQIPNLGMFHRGPWTDLAKVVQVFGGSQRIEICVDPANDIQFASTPAMEEQVLTLQTVLQGRADAVLRIEGSLVDSPHQAVEQLREYIGVARRVLRSTRDDG